In Edaphobacter paludis, a single window of DNA contains:
- the recJ gene encoding single-stranded-DNA-specific exonuclease RecJ gives MISAQSGLRQEWTIDSHDAAAVARLAREVGCPDAIATLLMSRGIVDAVAARTFFNPSLDDLIDPLLMLGMPEAVARIQQAVRMGEPILIYGDYDVDGTTATVLLKTAIERTATKDHPAIVTYHVPHRLREGYGMQTGVLGAAAAAGVRLVISVDTGIRAFAAAEEAKALGLDLIVTDHHLPDDAVGVPHAIAVVNPAQDGCAYPFKSLCGAGVAFKLAHAILSAAAETAEEKVKLRRGLIPSFLKLVAIATIADSVPLEGENRVIAALGLRELRNPVQPGLRALMQVAQIPAERPPTATEVGFRLAPRINAAGRMDIASDVVELFLTRDAERASELAEKLDRLNNDRRATEARALEEIEIQLASLQTADGEFVAECIVLDDPAWHRGVLGILASRIVDRTGRPALVLTHEDGHAHGSGRSIAGFHLLDALTAVHSDGEVLFTRFGGHAHAVGFSLPSERVEILRTRMQSYGASLLCGSMLAPPLKCDVEVSLNDLTPEFFDWLVRCGPFGIGNREPVFVTRRVTLSTDVRLIKEKHVCLQVCQNGGGAKFSALGWSRGTDWAARCSGIGLRRGSVVDIAYRLKAKTNPQFPGLELELLDLNLG, from the coding sequence ATGATTTCCGCCCAGAGTGGGCTGCGACAGGAGTGGACCATCGATTCGCATGATGCCGCGGCGGTAGCGCGGTTGGCACGTGAGGTGGGATGTCCTGACGCCATTGCTACGTTACTTATGTCGCGCGGCATTGTTGACGCTGTCGCGGCCCGCACATTTTTCAATCCTTCCCTTGATGACCTGATCGATCCCCTGTTGATGCTCGGGATGCCTGAGGCCGTCGCGCGCATACAGCAGGCGGTTCGCATGGGCGAGCCGATCCTGATCTACGGCGACTACGACGTGGATGGCACAACCGCTACGGTCTTATTGAAGACGGCCATCGAACGCACCGCGACGAAGGACCACCCCGCGATAGTGACCTACCATGTGCCCCACCGGCTGCGCGAAGGGTATGGGATGCAGACTGGCGTGCTGGGTGCGGCGGCGGCGGCGGGCGTCCGGCTGGTGATCAGCGTCGACACAGGAATTCGCGCGTTTGCTGCTGCTGAAGAAGCCAAAGCCCTGGGGCTCGATCTAATCGTCACCGACCATCATCTTCCCGACGACGCCGTTGGTGTTCCCCATGCTATTGCCGTGGTGAATCCCGCACAAGACGGATGCGCCTATCCATTTAAGTCGCTCTGCGGAGCGGGGGTAGCCTTCAAACTTGCTCATGCAATTCTGTCCGCTGCTGCGGAAACTGCGGAAGAAAAGGTAAAGCTTCGACGTGGACTGATCCCCTCCTTTTTGAAGCTGGTGGCTATTGCCACAATCGCGGATTCGGTGCCGCTTGAGGGAGAAAACCGGGTCATTGCAGCATTGGGCTTGCGGGAGCTTCGAAATCCGGTTCAGCCGGGGCTGCGGGCATTGATGCAGGTGGCCCAGATACCCGCAGAACGTCCGCCTACGGCAACGGAAGTGGGCTTCCGGCTTGCGCCGCGCATCAATGCCGCAGGCCGAATGGATATTGCGAGCGATGTTGTGGAGCTGTTTTTGACACGCGACGCTGAGCGGGCCTCTGAGTTGGCGGAAAAACTCGATCGATTGAACAACGACAGGCGGGCGACTGAGGCCAGGGCACTTGAGGAAATAGAGATTCAGCTTGCTTCTCTACAAACCGCCGACGGTGAATTTGTCGCAGAGTGCATCGTTTTGGACGACCCGGCGTGGCATCGCGGGGTGCTTGGGATTCTGGCGTCGCGCATCGTCGATCGGACTGGCCGCCCTGCTCTCGTGCTTACCCATGAGGATGGTCACGCGCACGGATCGGGGCGCTCCATCGCTGGTTTTCACTTACTCGATGCACTGACGGCGGTTCATAGCGATGGCGAGGTCCTCTTCACCCGGTTTGGCGGACATGCCCACGCTGTCGGTTTCTCTTTGCCTTCGGAGCGGGTGGAAATTTTACGCACGCGAATGCAGAGCTATGGCGCGTCTTTATTGTGTGGATCAATGCTTGCTCCGCCGCTGAAATGCGATGTCGAAGTCTCGCTGAACGACCTGACTCCGGAGTTCTTCGACTGGCTGGTCCGGTGCGGGCCCTTCGGAATTGGCAATCGCGAGCCGGTATTTGTGACCCGCCGCGTAACCCTATCCACCGACGTGCGGCTGATCAAGGAAAAGCATGTGTGTCTTCAGGTCTGCCAGAATGGCGGCGGCGCAAAATTTAGCGCGCTGGGATGGAGTCGTGGAACGGACTGGGCAGCACGATGCTCCGGGATAGGATTGCGGCGTGGTTCGGTTGTCGACATCGCCTATCGTTTAAAGGCAAAGACCAATCCTCAGTTTCCCGGCCTCGAACTTGAATTACTGGACCTTAATTTAGGCTGA
- a CDS encoding efflux RND transporter periplasmic adaptor subunit, whose product MPTTDTRRLNPFMLLGILLGALVLIVVLVRSFTREDVEVRAAAVTRQNLVKSVPTNGKVEPINNFAARAEAPGIIESIDVKVGQKVKPGSLLLRMDGSDALARLATANASLRTAQANLHDLQQGGSQDERIALQGDLGRSRIQQQEAAKDVAALKQLQQKGAASASEVASAEQRLQTAESSLQNVQMRSTQRYSAPDRARAEAQLADARAGVAAAQKGYANVNVRSPLAGTVYSIPVARYDFVQAGEDLMDVADLNKIQIRAYFDEPEIGNLAVGQAVQILWEGKPDRVWHGHVSRVPTTVIAYGTRSVGECIIAVDDAKEDLLPNTNVTVTVTTQQRFNVLSIPREALHTEGSARDFVYRVVHNKLVVTPVQVGVVNLTRVEITGGLTDKDTVALGATNSNRDLSNGLAVKVVE is encoded by the coding sequence ATGCCGACAACCGATACAAGACGCCTGAATCCCTTTATGCTGTTGGGCATCCTGCTCGGTGCTCTTGTTCTCATCGTCGTGCTCGTTCGCTCGTTCACGCGCGAAGACGTGGAGGTTCGCGCCGCAGCAGTGACCCGACAGAACCTGGTAAAGTCCGTCCCTACCAACGGCAAAGTCGAGCCCATAAACAATTTCGCCGCTCGCGCCGAAGCTCCAGGAATCATCGAGAGCATTGATGTAAAGGTAGGGCAGAAGGTAAAGCCTGGGAGTCTGCTCCTGAGGATGGACGGCTCCGACGCCTTGGCGCGGCTGGCTACAGCCAATGCAAGCCTGCGTACAGCCCAGGCCAACCTTCACGACCTGCAGCAGGGCGGTTCTCAGGATGAGCGCATCGCATTGCAGGGCGACCTCGGACGAAGCAGAATTCAGCAACAGGAGGCAGCAAAAGATGTCGCCGCGCTGAAGCAGCTACAACAGAAAGGCGCCGCTTCGGCCAGCGAAGTTGCGTCTGCGGAACAACGCTTGCAGACTGCCGAAAGCTCCCTGCAGAACGTCCAGATGCGCAGCACGCAGCGTTACAGCGCTCCCGACCGCGCCCGCGCCGAGGCGCAACTTGCCGATGCACGGGCTGGCGTGGCTGCTGCACAAAAAGGATATGCGAACGTCAATGTCCGTTCCCCGCTGGCTGGTACTGTTTATTCCATTCCGGTTGCCCGGTACGATTTTGTTCAGGCAGGGGAAGACCTGATGGATGTTGCGGATCTCAATAAAATTCAGATTCGCGCTTACTTCGATGAGCCTGAGATTGGCAATCTTGCCGTAGGTCAGGCGGTTCAGATTCTTTGGGAAGGAAAGCCCGACCGGGTGTGGCATGGGCATGTCAGTCGCGTTCCGACAACAGTTATCGCTTATGGCACGCGCAGCGTCGGTGAGTGCATCATCGCCGTGGATGATGCGAAGGAAGACCTGCTGCCTAATACGAATGTGACAGTCACAGTAACGACCCAACAGCGGTTCAACGTCCTGAGTATCCCTCGCGAAGCATTGCATACCGAAGGCTCCGCGCGTGATTTCGTCTATCGCGTCGTTCACAACAAATTGGTTGTCACACCCGTCCAGGTGGGCGTAGTGAACCTCACGCGGGTAGAGATCACCGGCGGCCTGACCGACAAGGACACCGTCGCCCTCGGTGCAACCAACAGTAATCGTGATCTCTCGAACGGGCTCGCAGTAAAAGTTGTCGAATAA
- a CDS encoding tetratricopeptide repeat protein codes for MAAKTNLIYIRIALLLVLLSGVRLLADDTMANAYLQQGRVDEARTALQQILAAQPDNAHAHQLLCRVYYAQDMADLAIHECELAAANDPGNSNTQMWLGRAYGMKASHANPIVAFGLARKVRYAFERAVELDPGNVQAMSDLGEFYVQAPAIVGGGLDKARVLADRMQPRFSSQAHRLLALIANENKDTTTAEAEFKKAVLAGRTAAAYVDLGQFYQQQSQPAKALEAIKTGIEADRRKDAVLVDAASILTSMNQSPQLAEDLLREYLASPAKSDDAPAFKVRLQLGNLLARQGDATSAQREYVAAATLASNYAPARKSLQGS; via the coding sequence ATGGCTGCAAAAACAAACCTGATTTACATCCGGATTGCACTTTTACTTGTCCTTCTCTCCGGCGTTCGTCTGCTTGCGGATGACACCATGGCCAACGCATATCTGCAGCAGGGGCGGGTCGACGAGGCGCGTACCGCATTGCAGCAGATATTGGCCGCACAACCTGATAATGCTCATGCCCATCAGTTGCTATGCCGCGTCTACTATGCCCAGGACATGGCTGACCTCGCGATCCATGAATGTGAACTGGCGGCGGCGAACGATCCAGGCAACAGCAACACCCAGATGTGGCTGGGTCGCGCTTATGGGATGAAGGCATCTCACGCCAATCCTATCGTCGCTTTTGGACTCGCCCGGAAGGTTCGGTATGCCTTCGAGCGGGCGGTGGAGCTTGATCCGGGAAATGTTCAGGCCATGAGTGATCTCGGCGAGTTTTATGTACAGGCTCCAGCGATTGTAGGCGGAGGGCTCGACAAAGCTCGTGTTCTCGCTGACCGCATGCAGCCCAGATTTTCATCCCAGGCGCATCGCTTGCTCGCATTGATCGCTAACGAAAACAAGGACACGACGACAGCCGAAGCGGAGTTCAAAAAAGCCGTCCTCGCGGGCAGGACCGCAGCAGCGTATGTCGACCTTGGCCAGTTCTATCAACAGCAGAGCCAGCCCGCCAAAGCTCTGGAAGCGATAAAGACCGGAATCGAAGCCGATCGCCGGAAAGATGCGGTACTGGTGGACGCGGCAAGTATCCTGACCTCGATGAACCAATCTCCCCAACTCGCCGAAGATCTGCTGCGCGAATATCTGGCCTCTCCTGCAAAGTCGGACGACGCGCCCGCATTCAAGGTTCGCCTACAACTCGGCAATCTCCTGGCGCGTCAGGGCGACGCAACTTCCGCGCAGCGGGAATATGTCGCCGCCGCTACCCTCGCCTCAAACTATGCACCTGCCCGCAAATCGCTGCAGGGGTCCTGA
- a CDS encoding TolC family protein produces MTRLLRLAMTCTVFAAAGLPAMAQISFTSALDLALKNSPSVLMAQANVDKARAALSQSHDVYIPSVAGGSGLGYSYGFPVGQPSVFNFTMQSLVFNFSQGDYIRASRFALNAAELALKDAQQAVTEDVAVTYVSLDRDSQRQKALSEQADDANRLIDIIQQRLDAGEDTPIDLTGAQLSAAQIKLAKLRSDDEAENDQAHLARLIGVPAQGLSVVSGSIPPFTAPPVDASNTALPGSPAVASAYATAKAKRQIADGDAHYLWRPQIAFAAQYNRYAKFNNYDLYYSHFQHNNFGVGVEITLPIFDMGHRAKALESAADAAHAEHEADLARDQFLEGRQKMRHATSELTAQAEVATLDQQLAQQQLDIMLVQLKSGSGNPSAPQMTPKDEQKSRIAEREKFLTVLDTNFEMRKAEINLLRETGQLEDWIKSVAQSQPSATLKPE; encoded by the coding sequence ATGACCCGTCTTCTTCGCCTCGCCATGACGTGTACTGTGTTTGCCGCTGCGGGCCTTCCGGCGATGGCGCAGATTTCCTTTACATCCGCACTCGACCTCGCGCTCAAAAACAGTCCCAGTGTTCTGATGGCCCAGGCTAACGTAGATAAAGCCAGGGCTGCTCTTTCCCAATCGCACGATGTCTACATCCCCAGTGTCGCCGGCGGCTCGGGACTGGGTTATTCCTATGGCTTCCCTGTAGGTCAGCCCTCGGTCTTCAACTTCACCATGCAGTCGCTGGTCTTCAATTTTTCTCAAGGCGATTACATACGAGCATCGCGCTTCGCCTTGAACGCCGCCGAACTGGCCCTCAAAGACGCGCAGCAGGCAGTCACCGAAGATGTTGCAGTCACCTATGTTTCGCTCGATCGCGATTCGCAGCGGCAAAAGGCGTTGAGCGAACAGGCAGACGACGCTAACCGTCTCATCGATATCATTCAGCAGCGCCTCGACGCCGGCGAGGACACGCCCATAGATCTCACCGGTGCACAGCTTTCAGCGGCGCAGATCAAGCTGGCCAAACTCCGCTCCGACGACGAAGCAGAAAACGATCAGGCCCACCTCGCCCGCCTGATCGGTGTCCCGGCACAAGGGCTCAGTGTTGTAAGCGGTAGCATTCCGCCGTTCACAGCGCCGCCAGTTGACGCGTCGAACACCGCCCTGCCGGGCAGTCCGGCGGTCGCCTCGGCCTATGCCACAGCCAAGGCAAAGCGCCAGATCGCCGATGGGGACGCGCATTACCTTTGGAGGCCCCAGATCGCCTTCGCTGCCCAATACAACCGCTATGCGAAGTTCAACAACTACGATCTTTACTATTCGCACTTTCAGCACAACAACTTCGGCGTCGGCGTGGAAATTACGCTGCCGATCTTCGACATGGGCCACCGCGCCAAGGCGCTCGAATCGGCCGCCGATGCCGCACATGCCGAGCACGAAGCCGACCTCGCGCGTGACCAGTTTCTCGAAGGACGCCAGAAGATGCGTCACGCCACATCCGAGCTGACTGCACAAGCCGAAGTTGCCACGCTGGACCAGCAACTCGCCCAGCAGCAACTCGATATTATGCTCGTCCAATTGAAGTCCGGGAGCGGGAATCCTTCCGCCCCGCAGATGACACCCAAGGATGAACAAAAGTCCCGAATCGCCGAGCGGGAGAAGTTTTTGACGGTGCTTGATACCAACTTCGAGATGCGCAAGGCAGAGATTAATCTGCTGCGCGAGACAGGTCAGCTCGAAGACTGGATCAAATCCGTAGCCCAGTCTCAGCCTTCCGCTACGCTGAAACCGGAGTAA
- the hpnJ gene encoding hopanoid biosynthesis associated radical SAM protein HpnJ, producing the protein MPLKTLFLNPPSFEKFDGGASSRWPATREIESYWYPVWLTYPAGMLEGSRLLDAPPHHIKWQEVVEILKDYEFLVLFTSTMGWDGDQKMAEVIKQTYPAIKIAFVGPPVTTSPDKALTECPAIDFICRREFDFSVVEYANGKPLNEILGVSYKDKETGKILHNPDRPQVTPEQLDEMPWATEIYHRDLDVTKYNVPFLLHPYVALYSTRGCPAQCTFCLWPQTLSGHAWRKRSTDDVAAEMKQAKELFPHVKEFFFDDDTFNIQKARTIELCEKLKPLGITWSCTSRVTTDFDTLKAMKEAGCRLLIVGYESGDPQILKNIKKGATVERALDFTRDCHKLGLVIHGDFILGLPGETKESIRNTIEFAKQLDCETIQVSIAHAFPGTEFFDFAKEKGFITNEAMSDDGGHQMAHIEYPGLPVEYVMEMVHKFYDEYFFRPKAAFRVVWQAIVHRDVPRLYTEARSFMKLRSQRNKAALKMKEANAAKAQESVSMNA; encoded by the coding sequence ATGCCCCTCAAAACACTGTTCTTGAACCCGCCCTCCTTCGAGAAGTTTGACGGTGGTGCCAGCTCTCGCTGGCCTGCCACTCGCGAGATCGAATCCTATTGGTATCCCGTATGGCTCACCTATCCGGCGGGCATGTTGGAAGGGTCCCGTCTGCTCGACGCGCCGCCGCACCATATCAAGTGGCAGGAAGTCGTCGAAATTCTGAAGGACTACGAATTCCTCGTGCTTTTCACGAGTACCATGGGTTGGGACGGCGACCAGAAGATGGCCGAGGTCATCAAGCAGACCTATCCCGCGATCAAGATCGCCTTTGTCGGCCCCCCGGTCACGACCTCGCCCGACAAGGCGCTCACTGAGTGCCCTGCTATCGACTTCATCTGCCGCCGCGAGTTCGACTTCTCTGTCGTCGAATACGCCAACGGCAAGCCGCTCAATGAGATCCTCGGCGTCAGCTACAAGGACAAAGAGACCGGCAAGATCCTCCACAATCCCGACCGCCCTCAGGTCACGCCCGAACAGCTCGATGAGATGCCCTGGGCAACGGAGATCTATCACCGCGACCTCGACGTCACCAAGTACAACGTTCCCTTCCTTCTTCACCCGTACGTCGCACTCTATTCCACCCGCGGCTGCCCGGCGCAGTGCACCTTCTGCCTCTGGCCCCAGACTCTCAGCGGCCACGCATGGCGCAAGCGGTCGACCGACGATGTAGCGGCGGAGATGAAGCAGGCCAAGGAACTCTTCCCCCACGTCAAAGAGTTCTTCTTCGATGACGACACCTTCAACATTCAGAAGGCGCGCACCATCGAACTCTGCGAGAAGCTGAAGCCACTCGGCATCACCTGGTCCTGCACCTCCCGCGTTACGACGGACTTCGACACCCTCAAGGCCATGAAGGAAGCCGGCTGCCGCCTTCTGATCGTGGGCTATGAGTCAGGCGATCCGCAGATCCTCAAGAACATTAAGAAGGGCGCGACTGTCGAACGCGCGCTCGATTTCACCCGCGACTGCCACAAACTCGGCCTCGTCATCCACGGAGACTTCATCCTGGGCCTGCCCGGCGAGACGAAAGAGTCGATTCGCAACACCATCGAATTCGCCAAGCAGCTCGATTGCGAGACCATCCAGGTCTCCATCGCCCACGCCTTCCCAGGCACGGAGTTCTTCGACTTTGCCAAGGAGAAGGGCTTCATCACCAACGAAGCCATGTCCGACGATGGCGGCCACCAGATGGCGCATATCGAGTATCCCGGACTGCCCGTCGAGTACGTCATGGAGATGGTGCACAAGTTCTACGACGAATACTTCTTCCGTCCCAAGGCAGCGTTCCGTGTCGTATGGCAGGCTATCGTTCACCGCGACGTACCCCGACTCTACACGGAAGCAAGATCGTTCATGAAGCTCCGCTCGCAGCGCAACAAGGCCGCACTCAAGATGAAGGAAGCCAACGCCGCCAAGGCGCAGGAATCAGTCAGCATGAACGCGTAA
- a CDS encoding EamA family transporter: protein MKHTLTPRRYLILLAVMLTASVGDTLLSRGMSQVGPVDLHHLGLLLHALTNINVIAGILLLIGFFASYTTSLSWADLTFVMPATAFGYVVIALLSRFWLHEYLSPYRWSGIVLIVCAVGFVANGPSRTEHPSDHPELDLMDSGVGR from the coding sequence ATGAAGCACACCCTCACCCCGCGGCGTTATCTCATCCTGCTCGCCGTCATGCTCACCGCATCGGTCGGCGACACGCTGCTGTCGCGCGGCATGTCCCAGGTTGGCCCTGTCGACCTGCATCACCTCGGCCTCCTGCTGCACGCCCTCACTAACATCAATGTCATCGCCGGCATCCTTCTTCTCATCGGATTCTTCGCCAGCTACACAACGTCGCTCTCCTGGGCCGACCTCACCTTCGTCATGCCCGCCACCGCCTTCGGCTACGTTGTCATTGCGCTCCTCAGTCGCTTCTGGCTGCACGAGTATCTAAGCCCATACCGCTGGTCGGGCATCGTCCTCATCGTCTGCGCCGTCGGGTTTGTTGCCAACGGCCCCTCGCGCACTGAGCACCCCTCCGACCATCCAGAGCTCGATCTCATGGACAGCGGAGTCGGCCGATGA
- a CDS encoding EamA family transporter, with protein MTSAHVFHQWSAILFVVVLAITGECLIAAGMRRLGDLDRLRTRPGLLGYLGPVRAVLSSPLFLAGALCMALNFFAMLYTLSIVELSLAAPAIASLTYIGNTVAAKLFLHENVDRRRWLAALFVCAGVVLLSK; from the coding sequence ATGACCTCTGCTCACGTCTTCCACCAGTGGTCCGCCATCCTCTTTGTCGTTGTCCTTGCCATCACGGGTGAGTGCCTCATCGCCGCCGGCATGCGCCGCCTCGGCGACCTCGACCGCCTCCGCACCCGCCCCGGTCTTCTTGGCTACCTCGGCCCTGTGCGCGCCGTCCTCTCCAGCCCGCTCTTCCTCGCCGGAGCCCTCTGCATGGCCCTCAACTTCTTCGCCATGCTCTACACCCTCTCCATCGTCGAGCTCTCCCTCGCCGCTCCCGCCATAGCCTCCCTCACCTACATTGGCAACACCGTCGCCGCAAAGCTTTTCCTGCACGAAAACGTAGACCGGCGCCGCTGGCTCGCAGCCCTCTTCGTCTGTGCCGGGGTCGTTCTACTGTCGAAATAG
- a CDS encoding uracil-DNA glycosylase: MSRSKVQPLSPVLQQIHDFIVGCDRCPRLLNYCQGIGETKRRAYQDQTYWARPVPGFGDPRARILILGLAPGAHGANRTGRPFTGDGSGAFMYPILHELGLASQPTGLFRGDGLKLRHAWIASVVRCAPPGDKPLPQEIRNCATHLADEIQALSRVRVVVCLGKIAFDGYLAYLLQMGIMARKSAYRFAHGAHYVLPDGMHLLATYHPSLRNTNTGRLNRPMFTKVFLRARELAGLAV, translated from the coding sequence GTGAGCCGTTCTAAAGTCCAGCCCCTCTCGCCGGTTTTGCAGCAAATCCACGACTTCATCGTAGGGTGCGACCGTTGTCCCCGCCTTCTCAATTACTGCCAGGGAATTGGCGAAACCAAACGCCGGGCCTATCAGGACCAGACCTACTGGGCCCGTCCCGTTCCCGGCTTCGGAGATCCCCGCGCCCGCATTCTCATTCTGGGCCTGGCTCCCGGCGCCCATGGCGCCAACCGGACTGGACGTCCGTTCACTGGTGATGGCTCCGGGGCCTTCATGTATCCCATCCTCCACGAGTTAGGCTTAGCCAGCCAGCCCACGGGCCTCTTCCGCGGCGACGGCCTCAAACTTCGTCATGCCTGGATTGCCTCGGTCGTTCGCTGCGCTCCGCCCGGCGACAAGCCGCTTCCGCAGGAGATTCGGAATTGCGCCACTCACCTGGCGGATGAGATTCAAGCCCTGTCGCGTGTCCGCGTCGTCGTCTGCCTGGGGAAAATTGCTTTCGACGGCTATCTCGCCTATCTCTTGCAGATGGGCATCATGGCCCGGAAATCGGCCTACCGCTTCGCGCACGGGGCGCATTATGTTCTTCCTGATGGAATGCATCTTCTGGCTACCTATCATCCCTCGTTGCGCAACACGAATACGGGACGTTTGAATCGGCCCATGTTTACTAAAGTCTTTCTTCGCGCAAGGGAACTGGCCGGGCTGGCCGTTTAG
- the tig gene encoding trigger factor, whose amino-acid sequence MDLTPTEMTETNETAEQQPETAHTHNHDHEHDHEHEHQPAPSLNPELTREIEVEVGADEVSKAFKTVVKRYQKLARIPGFRAGKVPEALIRSKFAKEVRQEVLESLVAAPFRKAIDDQKLRPISEPQLLDMQLFDGQPLKFKAAFEVAPEFDIAGYESVHVAKPEVALTTEEFDAELARVLDGHATVEPVDEDRALVDGDWAEIQFRGEVKDLAQTVTEEGVTNASQSEPITGDDVLIEIGGKNTLAAFNEALRGTKAGQELKFEVDYPSDFGEARLAGQTVSYDVTVKSIKRKTYPEKDAEFAKQLGNYESWDEFENKLREHTADRKKDALENGAKDKMLEELIGRYHFPVPESFVQQQIDARLDRGLRALAQQGMKAEDMRKLDFGRLRAAQRDQAVNEVKVSMILDKIAEAEGVVVSDEDLDRELLMISIQSREPLETLRERLAKDGGLDRIREQMRREKTGSVLYEKLSS is encoded by the coding sequence ATGGATTTGACCCCGACTGAGATGACAGAGACAAACGAGACTGCCGAGCAGCAGCCCGAAACAGCGCATACCCACAACCATGACCACGAGCACGATCATGAACATGAGCATCAGCCTGCTCCTTCGCTGAACCCCGAACTGACGCGAGAGATCGAAGTAGAGGTCGGAGCGGATGAGGTGTCGAAGGCCTTCAAGACGGTTGTGAAGCGCTATCAAAAACTGGCACGTATTCCTGGGTTCCGCGCGGGCAAGGTGCCCGAAGCGCTCATCCGGTCTAAGTTCGCCAAAGAAGTCCGGCAGGAAGTGCTGGAGAGCCTCGTCGCCGCGCCGTTCCGCAAGGCGATCGACGACCAGAAGCTCCGTCCCATCTCCGAGCCGCAATTGCTCGATATGCAGCTTTTCGACGGACAGCCGCTGAAGTTCAAAGCTGCATTTGAAGTCGCGCCGGAGTTCGACATTGCCGGTTACGAGAGCGTCCATGTAGCGAAGCCCGAGGTGGCATTGACCACCGAAGAGTTTGATGCGGAACTTGCCCGTGTGCTCGATGGCCATGCGACGGTAGAGCCCGTAGACGAAGATCGCGCGCTGGTTGATGGTGACTGGGCCGAGATTCAGTTTCGCGGTGAGGTAAAAGATCTGGCACAGACGGTTACGGAAGAGGGCGTGACGAACGCTTCTCAGTCTGAGCCAATCACCGGCGACGATGTGCTGATCGAAATCGGCGGCAAAAACACATTGGCTGCATTCAACGAGGCCCTGCGCGGTACGAAGGCAGGACAGGAGTTGAAGTTCGAAGTGGACTACCCGTCGGACTTTGGTGAGGCACGTCTTGCCGGCCAGACCGTCAGCTATGACGTGACCGTAAAGAGCATCAAGCGCAAAACCTATCCTGAAAAGGATGCGGAGTTTGCCAAGCAGCTTGGAAACTATGAGAGCTGGGATGAGTTCGAGAACAAGTTGCGAGAGCACACTGCGGACCGCAAAAAGGATGCTCTCGAAAACGGCGCCAAGGACAAGATGCTCGAAGAGTTGATCGGGCGCTACCACTTCCCTGTTCCCGAATCGTTCGTGCAGCAGCAGATCGACGCAAGACTCGACCGCGGACTCCGCGCTCTTGCCCAGCAAGGTATGAAGGCTGAAGACATGCGCAAACTGGACTTCGGTCGCCTGCGCGCTGCTCAACGTGACCAGGCTGTTAACGAGGTGAAGGTCTCGATGATCCTCGATAAGATCGCCGAAGCAGAGGGTGTCGTCGTAAGCGACGAAGACCTCGACCGCGAACTGCTGATGATCTCGATCCAGTCGCGCGAACCGCTCGAGACGCTCCGGGAGCGGCTGGCAAAAGATGGCGGGTTGGACCGGATTCGCGAGCAGATGCGGCGCGAAAAGACGGGAAGCGTGCTCTACGAGAAGCTTTCGTCGTAG
- the clpP gene encoding ATP-dependent Clp endopeptidase proteolytic subunit ClpP yields MGLVPMVIEQTSRGERAYDIYSRLLRDNIIFLGTPIDDNIANVIIAQMLFLSGEDPEKDIQLYINSPGGSITAGLAIYDTMQYIKNDVVTFCIGQAASMGAFLLMAGKKGKRFALPNSRILIHQPSMGGLSGQATDIDIHAREILRIREITNKLMSASTGQTLERIERDVERDFIMTAAQSKEYGIIDDIIDRPRT; encoded by the coding sequence ATGGGATTAGTACCGATGGTAATTGAGCAGACGAGCCGGGGCGAACGCGCCTACGACATTTACAGCCGTCTGCTACGAGACAACATCATTTTTCTGGGCACTCCGATTGATGACAACATTGCGAATGTGATCATCGCGCAGATGCTGTTTCTGAGCGGCGAGGACCCGGAGAAGGACATTCAGCTCTATATCAATTCACCCGGCGGGTCGATCACCGCGGGACTGGCCATCTACGACACCATGCAATACATCAAGAATGATGTCGTGACGTTCTGCATTGGCCAGGCTGCCAGCATGGGAGCCTTCCTGCTGATGGCCGGCAAAAAAGGCAAGCGGTTTGCCCTGCCGAACTCGCGCATTCTGATTCATCAGCCGTCGATGGGCGGGTTGAGCGGACAGGCCACCGATATCGACATTCATGCGCGTGAGATTCTGCGGATTCGCGAGATTACGAACAAGCTGATGAGCGCCAGCACGGGCCAGACGCTGGAACGGATCGAGCGTGACGTCGAGCGCGACTTTATTATGACTGCTGCCCAGTCAAAAGAGTACGGCATCATCGACGACATTATCGACCGGCCTCGAACGTAA